In Paraburkholderia youngii, the genomic stretch CGTGGAGCAACCCGATCATGCTGGCGGTCGCGTTCTCGTTCGTGATGCTCGGCTTCGGCGGCGCGGGCGGCCTCATCAACATGAGCTATCAGCTGAACTCGACCGTGCACAACACGCAGTGGGTGACCGGCCACTTCCACCTGATTTTCGGCGGCGCGATCGTCATCATGTACTTCGTGATTGCGTACGAACTGTGGCCGCAACTGACCGGCCGCGCGATCGTGTCGGTGAAACTGATGCGTACGCAATTGTGGCTGTGGTTCATCGGCATGATGGTGGTCACGATACCGTGGCATTGGGTCGGCCTGCTCGGCGCGCCGCGCCGCATGGCCTATTACGACTACGCGATGCCCGGCGTGCAGGGACAGGGCGTGTGGGTCGTCATGTCGGCGGTGGGCGGCCTGATCCTGCTGGTGTCCGGCCTGCAGTTCGTCTATATCCTCGCGAAATCGCAGTTCGGCCCCGTGGAAGAACCGCCGGCGTTCCGCTTCGCGGTCGCGGCGCACCCGGTCGAGCGCGTGCCGGTCGCGCTCAACAGCTTCGGCCTGTGGGTCGCGCTGATGATCGGGCTCACGGTCGTCAACTACAGCTTCCCGATCGTCCAGTTGCTCAGACTGCCGCAGACTTCGGTGCCGGCAGTCGTCGTCGGAGCTCCGCGATGAATGAAGAACGCCTGTTCACCTTGCGCAATCCGTGGTTCGTGTGGAGCGTCGGCGGCACGGTTGCGATCGCGATCGTCGCGATCCTGATCGGCTTCGTATGGCTGCCGTCGGCTAGCAGCGCATTCGGCGACCTCAGCCTGTGGGCGAGGATTTGCGGCGCCGCCGGCGTGCCGTCGAGCTGGTACAGCGGCAACGAGAAGAGCCAGGTGCCGAGCGACGTCGTCGTATTGCCGCCTTCGGGCGCGAACCACCCGTTGGCGGATTCGATCGGCCGCGGCGCGACGCTTGCTAATCAGCACTGCTCGATGTGCCACGGCGTGCTCGCTACCGTGCAGGTCACCGCGCCGCCGCTAGCCGGACAGTACGCCGACGCGATCTACAAGGAACTGCGCGACTTTCAGAGCGGCCAGCGGCCAAGCGCGGTGATGCAGGAGATCATCGCGGGACGCAGCGACCAGGATCTGCACGATCTGGCCGCCTACTACGCGTCGCTCCCACTCGCTCCAGCGGCCGAGAAAACCCGGGCCGGCGAAGGACCCGATCCGATTGCTGTCAGGCTCGTGATGCAGGGCGATCCGCAACGCAATATCGCGCCGTGCGCGGCGTGTCATGGACAGCTAGACCGCAAAGGCGCGGCACCGTGGCTCGGCGGACTGGCGGCGGCCTATCTGACCGCGCAGTTGCAAGCGTTCGCTTCGGGCGCTCGGCACAACGACATCAACGAGCAGATGCGCCATGTCGCGCGGCAGATGACGCCCGAGGAAATGGACGCCGTGTCGAGGTATTACGCGGCCATGCAGTAGTGGGAAGCTGCGCGGTGACGCAGCGCAACGGCTCGCGTCACGCCGCCACAAACTCGCTATCCAGGCTCCGCGCGCCGACACCGCCCGCGCGCTTCGTGCCCGGCGCCGCAACACCGCCGCGCGGCTCGCTGCCGGTCCGGAACACCGCCACCGCCGCCGACAGGCGCCGTGCCTGATCTTCCAGCGAACTCGCCGCCGCGGCCGCCTGCTCGACGAGCGCCGCGTTCTGCTGGGTGACCTCGTCCATCTGACCGACCGCGCGATTGACCTGATCGATGCCGGTGCTCTGTTCGAGCGCTGCCGCCGCAATCTCGTTCATGATCGAACTGACGCGCGCGATTGCGCCGACGATGTCGTTCATCGTCGTGCCCGAGCGTTCGACGAGCTGCGAGCCCTGCTCCACGCGCGCGGTCGACGCATCGATCAAGCCCTTGATCTCCTTGGCCGCCGCCGCGCTGCGCTGGGCGAGCGAGCGCACTTCGCTCGCGACGACCGCGAAGCCGCGTCCCTGCTCGCCGGCGCGCGCCGCCTCGACCGCGGCGTTCAGCGCGAGGATGTTGGTCTGGAACGCGATCCCCTCGATCACACCGACGATATCGGCGATCCGCCGCGAATCGTCGACGATGCCGTGCATCGTGCCGACCACCTGCTCGGTCAACTCGCCGCCCTGCGCGGCCAGCGTCGAGGCGCCCTGCGCGAGCGTGCTCGCCTGCTTCGCGTTGTCGGCCGT encodes the following:
- a CDS encoding c-type cytochrome produces the protein MNEERLFTLRNPWFVWSVGGTVAIAIVAILIGFVWLPSASSAFGDLSLWARICGAAGVPSSWYSGNEKSQVPSDVVVLPPSGANHPLADSIGRGATLANQHCSMCHGVLATVQVTAPPLAGQYADAIYKELRDFQSGQRPSAVMQEIIAGRSDQDLHDLAAYYASLPLAPAAEKTRAGEGPDPIAVRLVMQGDPQRNIAPCAACHGQLDRKGAAPWLGGLAAAYLTAQLQAFASGARHNDINEQMRHVARQMTPEEMDAVSRYYAAMQ